In the genome of Gloeotrichia echinulata CP02, one region contains:
- a CDS encoding CHAT domain-containing tetratricopeptide repeat protein: MGSAKSRSIVWCWLPNLTRYSLTVLLSLVMLAESVGATPRNTQLQIAQQSGTPQDANRAAAEKLSQEGLELFKQGTAESQRQAIKKLEEALKLWRQVDDKKWEATTLNNIGSVYSSLGEKQQALTFYNQALPILRAVGNRSGEATTLNNIGAVYSDLGEKQQALTYYNQALPILRAVGDRRMEATTLNNIGSVYNSLGEKQQALTFYNQALPISRAVGNRSGEANTLNNIGAVYSDLGEKQQALTFLNLALPILRAVGDRSGEANTLNNIGLVYDSLGEKQQALTYYNQALPLRRAVGDRSGEAGTLNNIGLVYHSLGEKQQALTFLNLALPILRAVGDRSGEATTVSNIAFLERNRGNLPQALTQIEAAIKIIEELRTKILNQNLRTSYFATVQGYYQFYIDLLMELHKKDPSKGYDALALNASERSRARGLIELLTEARADIRQGVDPKLLAEERRLLWKLDALAKRLQELPSNQENQRPALQKEIATLLNQQKELQTKIRTSSPKYAALQYPEPLKLPEIQQQLDKDTLLLQYSLGEERSYLWAVTPNSFDSYELPGREKIENLSNGFRKILAAKIAANQFPEFATELSQQILGPVANKLGKKRLVIVADGALQNIPFAALADLNSQLPSPSKKVKPEVNYQPLLVNHEIVNLPSASTIAILRQEAKGRKVPPKALAILADPVFSAKDPRVTGKPENELEPELDRQNSDLARSAKNLNRDGWNRLDGTRQEAEAILKLVSPKDSLQALNFDANYGWITSPQLSQYRVIHFATHGFADGINPELSGIVLSLVNQQGQPIRGFLRLNDIFNLDFPADLVVLSACETGVGKNVQGEGLVGLTRGLMYAGSQRVLVSLWDVSDEGTSLLMSEFYQQMLKQGKSPIAALRAAQLKLWEQKDWRSPLYWAAFTLQGEWR, encoded by the coding sequence ATGGGGAGTGCAAAATCTCGCTCAATTGTTTGGTGCTGGCTACCGAATTTGACCCGTTACAGTTTAACAGTTTTGCTGAGTTTGGTAATGCTTGCTGAGTCTGTGGGTGCGACACCGAGAAATACACAATTACAAATAGCGCAGCAGTCAGGGACGCCACAAGATGCAAATCGCGCTGCGGCTGAAAAATTGTCTCAAGAGGGGTTGGAACTTTTCAAACAAGGGACAGCAGAATCTCAGCGACAGGCGATTAAAAAATTGGAAGAAGCGCTGAAGCTGTGGCGACAAGTCGATGATAAAAAGTGGGAAGCCACCACTCTCAACAATATTGGCTCTGTCTACTCCTCATTAGGAGAAAAGCAGCAGGCGCTGACATTCTACAATCAAGCCCTACCCATATTGCGTGCAGTGGGCAACAGGTCTGGGGAAGCCACCACTCTCAACAATATTGGCGCTGTCTACTCCGATTTAGGAGAAAAGCAGCAGGCGCTGACATACTACAATCAAGCCCTACCCATATTGCGTGCAGTGGGCGACAGGAGAATGGAAGCCACCACTCTCAACAATATTGGCTCTGTCTACAACTCATTAGGAGAAAAGCAGCAGGCGCTGACATTCTACAATCAAGCCCTACCCATATCGCGTGCAGTGGGCAACAGGTCTGGGGAAGCCAACACTCTCAACAATATTGGCGCTGTCTACTCCGATTTAGGAGAAAAGCAGCAGGCGCTGACATTCTTAAATCTTGCCCTACCCATATTGCGTGCAGTGGGCGACAGGTCTGGGGAAGCCAACACTCTCAACAATATTGGCTTAGTCTACGACTCATTAGGAGAAAAGCAGCAGGCGCTGACATACTACAATCAAGCCCTACCCTTAAGGCGTGCAGTGGGCGACAGGTCTGGGGAAGCCGGCACTCTCAACAATATTGGCTTAGTCTACCACTCATTAGGAGAAAAGCAGCAGGCGCTGACATTCTTAAATCTTGCTCTACCCATATTGCGTGCAGTGGGTGACAGGTCTGGGGAAGCCACCACTGTCAGCAACATAGCTTTCCTAGAACGCAACAGAGGAAACCTACCCCAAGCCCTCACCCAAATTGAAGCTGCAATTAAAATCATTGAAGAATTACGCACCAAAATACTCAACCAAAATTTGCGTACTTCCTATTTCGCCACCGTCCAGGGTTACTATCAGTTCTACATCGATTTGTTGATGGAACTGCACAAAAAAGACCCTTCAAAAGGATACGACGCCCTCGCTCTCAACGCCAGCGAACGCTCCCGCGCTAGGGGTTTAATAGAACTGTTAACCGAAGCACGGGCGGATATTCGTCAAGGCGTTGACCCAAAACTGTTAGCAGAAGAACGCCGTTTACTTTGGAAACTTGATGCTCTAGCAAAACGACTTCAAGAATTACCCAGTAATCAAGAAAACCAAAGACCCGCCCTACAAAAAGAAATTGCAACTCTGCTCAATCAACAAAAAGAACTACAAACAAAAATCCGCACCAGTAGCCCTAAATATGCTGCATTGCAATATCCCGAACCTTTAAAGTTACCCGAAATTCAACAGCAACTAGATAAAGATACCCTGTTATTGCAATATTCTCTAGGGGAGGAACGCAGTTATCTTTGGGCTGTCACTCCCAATTCTTTTGATAGTTATGAACTCCCTGGACGGGAAAAAATAGAAAACTTGTCTAATGGTTTCCGCAAAATTTTAGCAGCGAAAATAGCCGCTAATCAATTCCCTGAATTCGCAACAGAACTGAGTCAACAGATTCTTGGACCTGTCGCCAACAAATTAGGGAAAAAACGCTTAGTAATTGTCGCCGATGGTGCTTTACAAAACATTCCTTTTGCAGCCTTGGCTGATTTAAATTCCCAACTCCCTTCTCCTAGCAAAAAGGTTAAGCCAGAGGTCAATTACCAACCCCTGTTAGTCAATCATGAAATCGTCAATCTCCCTTCCGCCTCAACTATAGCCATTCTCAGACAAGAAGCCAAAGGACGCAAAGTCCCACCCAAAGCCTTAGCCATCCTCGCTGACCCTGTATTCAGTGCTAAAGATCCACGAGTGACTGGTAAACCTGAAAATGAATTGGAACCAGAACTCGACCGACAAAATTCTGACTTAGCAAGGTCAGCCAAAAATCTCAACCGCGACGGTTGGAACCGACTAGATGGTACTCGCCAAGAAGCCGAGGCGATTCTCAAACTTGTATCGCCCAAAGATAGCCTCCAAGCCTTAAATTTTGATGCAAACTACGGCTGGATAACTAGCCCCCAACTGAGTCAATATCGAGTCATTCATTTTGCGACCCACGGCTTTGCTGATGGCATCAACCCAGAATTATCAGGGATTGTACTATCGTTAGTCAATCAACAAGGACAGCCCATCAGAGGTTTTCTGCGGTTAAACGATATCTTCAATCTAGATTTTCCCGCAGACTTAGTGGTTTTGAGTGCCTGTGAAACCGGAGTTGGTAAAAACGTCCAAGGGGAAGGATTGGTCGGCTTGACAAGGGGATTAATGTATGCAGGTTCTCAACGAGTCCTTGTCTCTTTATGGGATGTCAGCGATGAGGGGACATCATTATTGATGAGCGAATTTTATCAGCAAATGTTGAAGCAAGGCAAATCTCCCATTGCTGCCCTCAGAGCCGCACAGCTGAAATTATGGGAACAAAAAGATTGGCGCAGTCCATTGTATTGGGCTGCTTTCACCTTACAAGGCGAGTGGCGATGA
- a CDS encoding DUF202 domain-containing protein encodes MQLKFKPTAQTEDQKKLARLNPSRVRDHLANERTYLAWMRIAIALLGFGVLIVRLRAFQVPLLTHPGNGWKLGLVFSLVGLITVWLSTTHYFAVRRDIEEDTYEPSDRWVILFSMAIMILGAGVVYFVFTTPLSPLSPVIPE; translated from the coding sequence ATGCAGTTAAAGTTTAAACCCACAGCACAAACAGAAGACCAAAAAAAGCTAGCACGACTGAATCCGTCGCGAGTGCGGGATCATTTGGCGAATGAACGCACCTACCTGGCCTGGATGCGAATAGCGATCGCCCTTTTGGGTTTTGGTGTCCTCATCGTCCGTCTGCGTGCATTTCAAGTACCCCTATTAACCCATCCTGGTAACGGCTGGAAGTTGGGTTTAGTCTTCTCTCTGGTCGGTTTGATCACGGTGTGGTTGTCAACGACGCACTATTTCGCCGTGCGTCGTGATATTGAGGAAGATACCTATGAACCATCAGACCGTTGGGTGATCCTCTTTAGTATGGCGATCATGATTCTGGGTGCTGGGGTTGTCTATTTTGTGTTTACAACCCCTTTAAGCCCATTGAGTCCAGTCATACCTGAGTGA
- a CDS encoding LysR substrate-binding domain-containing protein, with protein MAGMTLDQLKIFVAVAEHLHFTRAAEELYITQPAVSAAIQSLEQEYGVKLFHRIGRHIEMAEAGKLLQVEAQKILDQVTLTERGLRELNNLQRGELKLGSSLTIGNYWLPSKISEFKSRYPRIQINCTLANAETICVGTAMGQFDLGLVEGDVKPALQNTIDYEIVGSDRLKIVVGKTHPWFERGEIYLTELTKTPWVMREPGSGTQQRFEEALLNWGINLCQLNVILVFNSGEMSKAAVESGVGATGISELMVTKELQLGTLRTIQVIDNREESTVTAEIVRPFFKLKHRQRFQTALSKAFEKLLQQG; from the coding sequence ATGGCAGGGATGACGCTGGATCAGCTAAAAATCTTTGTCGCTGTGGCGGAACATTTACACTTCACTCGCGCAGCGGAAGAGCTTTATATTACTCAACCGGCGGTCAGTGCAGCGATCCAGAGTTTAGAGCAAGAATACGGAGTCAAGCTGTTCCATCGAATAGGGCGCCATATTGAGATGGCTGAGGCTGGTAAGTTACTACAAGTGGAAGCGCAAAAAATTCTCGACCAAGTAACCTTGACAGAAAGGGGATTGCGGGAATTGAATAATCTGCAACGGGGTGAATTAAAATTAGGATCAAGCTTGACAATTGGTAACTACTGGCTACCAAGTAAGATTAGTGAATTTAAAAGCAGATATCCCCGTATCCAGATTAACTGTACTCTCGCCAATGCAGAAACTATTTGTGTCGGTACGGCGATGGGACAGTTTGATTTGGGTTTGGTAGAAGGAGATGTGAAACCAGCACTGCAAAATACTATTGACTATGAAATTGTCGGGAGCGATCGCCTAAAAATTGTAGTTGGCAAAACTCACCCTTGGTTTGAGCGGGGCGAAATTTACTTAACAGAACTGACTAAAACCCCTTGGGTGATGCGCGAACCCGGTTCTGGAACCCAGCAAAGGTTTGAGGAAGCCTTGCTCAATTGGGGGATTAATCTCTGTCAACTCAATGTAATTTTAGTTTTCAACAGTGGGGAGATGAGCAAAGCTGCTGTAGAAAGCGGTGTGGGTGCGACTGGTATTTCTGAGTTGATGGTCACAAAAGAACTGCAACTTGGAACTTTGCGAACCATACAAGTTATCGATAACAGAGAGGAATCGACGGTGACTGCGGAAATTGTTCGACCCTTTTTTAAACTCAAACATCGCCAGCGATTTCAAACAGCTTTGTCAAAAGCTTTTGAGAAACTGCTTCAACAAGGCTGA
- the rd gene encoding rubredoxin, with the protein MDLSNFTTLHNLEAAFGGESMANRKYLFFAEVARKLGFKDVAKLFKETADQETEHAFAHFVLLHPELVVADPEALTEEQKREIVSRCLSLAIEGETYEYTIMYPEFAAAAQRDRDNPAAEEFLKQAKESTDHANTFREAAHRFGLLKFIENYHADRYAEAYNVLNGGQAVTRVASDDPNTRKWICRQCSVIYDPIAGDPDSGIAPGTAFEDIPDDWSCPICGATKKTFKPLEEKVAA; encoded by the coding sequence ATGGATCTTTCCAACTTTACTACTCTCCACAACTTAGAAGCAGCCTTTGGCGGCGAATCGATGGCGAATCGGAAGTATTTGTTTTTTGCTGAGGTGGCGCGTAAACTTGGGTTTAAGGATGTAGCAAAACTGTTTAAAGAAACAGCAGACCAAGAAACCGAACATGCTTTTGCACATTTTGTTTTGTTACATCCAGAACTAGTAGTGGCAGATCCAGAGGCTTTAACTGAAGAACAAAAGCGCGAAATTGTATCTCGTTGCTTATCTTTGGCCATTGAAGGTGAAACTTACGAATACACTATAATGTATCCAGAATTTGCCGCAGCTGCTCAACGCGATCGCGATAATCCCGCTGCAGAAGAATTCCTCAAACAAGCAAAAGAATCCACCGATCATGCTAACACTTTTCGCGAAGCAGCACACCGGTTTGGTCTACTAAAATTCATCGAAAATTACCACGCCGACCGCTACGCCGAAGCTTATAACGTTTTAAATGGTGGACAAGCAGTAACCAGAGTTGCTAGCGATGACCCCAACACTCGCAAATGGATTTGCAGACAATGCAGTGTGATTTACGATCCCATTGCTGGTGATCCCGATTCTGGTATTGCACCAGGTACAGCTTTTGAAGACATTCCCGATGATTGGTCTTGTCCCATCTGCGGTGCTACCAAGAAAACTTTTAAACCTCTTGAGGAAAAAGTCGCAGCTTAA
- a CDS encoding DUF3120 domain-containing protein codes for MINNTLPPYSASTASYNTEYRSLVKPDIEDTRQISPLPTLWSSYRQAWLVLTAAVFLVTVPVFIEAPLVRSLPSLCLAMTGFWVWLSFRLMSRPTTYVWGDLLLGFSWSWLAGSIYWGWLRWEPAWHLPVESIGLPFALWCLRRNWGKVGNWFYLGSLLGTVLTDVYFYLVDLMPYWRQIMHVESDGAAEILHNALKQVDTPWGAAWAVILALVLLTVGILPLGRKQRQWYAFSGAVLSTILVDSLFLVAAILA; via the coding sequence TTGATTAATAATACATTGCCCCCATACAGTGCTTCTACCGCCTCTTACAATACCGAATACCGTTCACTCGTCAAACCTGACATAGAGGACACCAGACAAATTTCCCCTCTTCCCACCCTCTGGTCCTCATATCGCCAAGCTTGGTTAGTCTTAACAGCAGCGGTGTTTCTGGTAACAGTACCAGTATTTATAGAAGCGCCACTAGTGCGATCGCTACCCAGTCTGTGTTTAGCGATGACAGGGTTTTGGGTGTGGCTGAGTTTTAGGTTAATGTCACGTCCCACAACTTATGTTTGGGGGGATTTACTCTTAGGGTTCAGTTGGAGTTGGTTAGCAGGCTCGATTTACTGGGGTTGGTTACGTTGGGAACCTGCATGGCATTTGCCTGTAGAATCGATAGGACTACCATTTGCTCTTTGGTGTCTGAGGCGAAATTGGGGCAAAGTTGGTAACTGGTTTTATTTAGGTTCTTTACTCGGTACAGTTTTAACTGACGTATATTTCTATCTAGTAGATTTAATGCCCTATTGGCGGCAAATCATGCACGTGGAATCAGATGGTGCAGCGGAAATTTTACACAATGCTTTAAAACAAGTAGACACCCCTTGGGGCGCCGCTTGGGCGGTAATTCTCGCCCTAGTGCTGTTAACAGTAGGGATTTTGCCTTTAGGTCGAAAGCAGCGTCAGTGGTATGCTTTTAGTGGCGCAGTTTTGAGTACAATTCTGGTAGACAGCCTATTTTTAGTAGCAGCGATCCTTGCTTAA
- a CDS encoding molybdopterin-binding protein, with the protein MKISARNTIKTTVKQVITGSVNDEIILEIYPGVEITSIITKSSAETLGLAPGKQVYAVIKSSDVMIAVD; encoded by the coding sequence ATGAAAATTAGTGCCCGTAATACTATCAAGACGACTGTGAAACAAGTTATCACCGGCTCAGTCAATGATGAGATAATTTTAGAAATTTACCCTGGTGTGGAAATAACTTCAATTATCACCAAATCCTCAGCAGAAACACTTGGACTAGCCCCAGGAAAACAGGTATATGCCGTCATCAAATCATCAGATGTGATGATTGCTGTTGATTAA